Proteins found in one Flavobacterium channae genomic segment:
- a CDS encoding CopD family protein — translation MEFYNYLKSLHLIFVVTWFAGLFYMVRLFVYHAEAKQKPQPEQDILIKQYQLMQYRLWYIITWPSAILASLFAFWMLYFNYGLIYADYFQVKLCFVFLLYLYHLKCHQIFCQLQKNESKHSSSFFRIWNEGATIILFAVVFLIIVRDAINWIYGVIGIIIFSILLMLGYKLYKKIREKNNS, via the coding sequence ATGGAATTTTATAATTACTTAAAATCACTGCATTTAATTTTTGTAGTAACTTGGTTTGCTGGGTTATTTTACATGGTTCGCCTTTTTGTATATCATGCCGAAGCAAAACAAAAACCACAACCTGAACAAGATATTTTGATTAAACAATACCAATTGATGCAATACCGTTTGTGGTATATTATTACCTGGCCAAGCGCTATTTTAGCGAGTCTTTTTGCTTTTTGGATGCTATATTTCAATTATGGCTTGATTTATGCTGATTATTTTCAGGTAAAATTATGCTTTGTTTTTTTGTTATATTTATATCATTTAAAATGTCATCAAATTTTTTGTCAGCTTCAAAAAAATGAATCGAAACATTCATCTAGTTTTTTTAGAATTTGGAACGAAGGTGCTACTATTATACTTTTTGCAGTAGTTTTTTTAATAATTGTTAGAGATGCAATTAACTGGATTTATGGTGTAATAGGCATTATAATATTTTCAATTTTACTAATGCTAGGATACAAATTGTACAAAAAAATTAGAGAAAAAAACAACAGCTAA
- a CDS encoding TonB-dependent receptor: MIFKIFIYTTLLFSLFTFSQNTIKGKVTSNNEVLAYATIYIKELSKGVETNENGMYTFENIPVGSYTITASYIGFKPEKKNITVTENNETTLNFNLIEDANVLDDVVVSGTLKPVSRMETPVPVEVYTTAFLKKNPTSNIFEALQNVNGVRPQLNCNICNTGDIHINGLEGPYTMVTIDGMPIVSALSTVYGLSGIPNSLIDRIEVVKGPASSLYGSEAVGGLINIITKKPTTAPLFSADIFSTSWLENNVDLGWKSSVGKKAMTLVGINYYNYNQPIDNNNDNFTDVTLQERISVFNKWNFDRKNNKEFTIAGRLFYEDRWGGEMQWNKSYRGGSEVYGESIYTKRLELLSKYQLPTTENMNLSFSMTAHDQNSVYGNTIYLANQKNAFGQYTWDKKLENHNLLLGAAFRYQYYDDNTTATTTAEQTKIYSIFLQDEIKLAPKHHILLGARYDYNNNHGNIFTPRIAYKWNPTENDVFRINAGTGFRIVNLFTEEHAALTGSRDVIITEDLKPETSYNVNLNYLKKIRFENGTFLGFETSAWYTYFNNQIIPDYDTNPNQIIYTNLNGYAQTLGISGNVDLVTPFGLKAIVGFTIMEPKNVQNGVSSTPALTEKYSANWAITYEIPKWFLAIDYTGNLYGPMRLPLLSDLDPRPEYSPIWSLQNIQFTYKKFRSFELYGGVKNILNWTPNKSTPFLIARANDPFDEGVEYDTNGNVLATPTNPYALTFDPSYVYAPNQGIRGFLGIRYTIY, encoded by the coding sequence ATGATTTTTAAAATATTTATTTATACAACCCTGCTTTTTTCACTTTTTACTTTTTCACAAAACACCATAAAAGGAAAAGTGACCTCTAATAATGAGGTTTTAGCTTATGCTACTATCTATATAAAAGAACTTAGTAAAGGAGTAGAAACCAATGAAAACGGAATGTATACATTTGAAAATATACCTGTAGGTTCTTATACAATTACCGCTTCCTACATTGGGTTTAAACCCGAAAAAAAGAACATAACGGTCACAGAAAACAACGAAACAACCCTTAACTTTAACCTAATTGAAGATGCAAATGTTTTAGATGATGTGGTGGTTTCAGGAACACTAAAACCTGTTTCAAGAATGGAAACGCCTGTTCCGGTCGAAGTGTATACGACAGCCTTTTTAAAGAAAAACCCAACATCAAATATTTTTGAAGCTTTACAAAACGTAAATGGCGTTCGACCACAACTCAATTGTAATATTTGCAACACGGGCGACATTCATATTAACGGATTAGAAGGCCCGTACACAATGGTTACTATTGACGGAATGCCAATTGTTAGTGCACTTTCAACAGTTTACGGTTTATCTGGAATTCCAAACTCATTAATCGACAGAATTGAAGTGGTAAAAGGTCCAGCTTCAAGTTTGTACGGAAGTGAAGCTGTTGGTGGATTAATCAATATCATTACAAAAAAACCAACAACCGCTCCATTATTTTCGGCTGATATATTTTCAACTTCTTGGTTGGAAAACAATGTGGATTTAGGTTGGAAAAGTTCGGTTGGGAAAAAAGCAATGACCCTAGTCGGCATCAATTATTACAATTACAACCAACCTATTGACAACAACAACGATAATTTTACCGATGTAACCTTGCAAGAACGAATTTCCGTCTTCAACAAATGGAATTTCGATCGAAAAAACAATAAAGAGTTCACCATCGCAGGACGCCTTTTTTACGAAGACCGTTGGGGTGGCGAAATGCAATGGAACAAATCGTATCGTGGTGGCTCGGAAGTGTATGGTGAAAGTATTTATACAAAACGTTTAGAACTTTTGAGTAAATATCAATTACCAACTACAGAAAACATGAATTTATCGTTTTCAATGACAGCACACGACCAAAATTCGGTGTACGGAAATACCATTTACTTAGCGAATCAAAAAAATGCTTTCGGACAATATACTTGGGATAAAAAATTAGAAAACCACAATTTGTTATTGGGAGCTGCTTTTCGTTATCAATATTATGACGATAATACAACAGCTACAACGACTGCAGAACAAACAAAAATCTATAGCATTTTTCTTCAAGATGAAATAAAATTGGCTCCAAAACATCATATTTTATTAGGTGCTAGATACGATTACAACAACAATCACGGCAACATATTTACACCGAGAATTGCTTACAAATGGAATCCAACAGAAAACGATGTATTCCGAATTAATGCGGGAACTGGATTTCGAATCGTAAATTTATTTACCGAAGAGCACGCCGCTTTAACAGGTTCAAGAGATGTAATAATTACCGAAGATTTAAAACCTGAAACTTCCTACAACGTCAATTTAAATTATTTGAAAAAAATTAGATTTGAAAACGGCACTTTTTTAGGATTTGAAACTTCGGCTTGGTACACGTATTTTAACAACCAAATTATTCCAGATTACGACACAAATCCGAACCAAATTATTTATACCAACTTAAACGGTTATGCACAAACTTTAGGAATTAGTGGCAATGTCGATTTGGTTACACCTTTTGGATTGAAAGCAATTGTTGGTTTCACAATTATGGAACCGAAAAATGTGCAAAACGGAGTAAGTTCAACACCTGCTTTAACAGAAAAATATAGCGCCAATTGGGCTATAACGTACGAAATTCCAAAATGGTTTTTAGCCATCGACTACACTGGAAATTTATATGGTCCGATGCGTTTGCCATTATTAAGTGATTTAGATCCAAGACCCGAATATTCTCCTATTTGGAGTTTGCAAAACATTCAATTTACTTATAAAAAATTTCGTAGTTTTGAACTTTATGGAGGTGTGAAAAATATATTGAATTGGACGCCTAACAAAAGCACTCCATTTTTGATAGCTAGAGCAAATGATCCTTTTGATGAAGGTGTAGAATATGATACGAATGGAAATGTTTTAGCGACACCAACAAATCCATACGCCTTAACTTTTGACCCAAGTTACGTCTATGCACCCAACCAAGGAATTAGAGGTTTTTTAGGAATTCGATATACCATTTATTAA
- a CDS encoding sensor histidine kinase, producing the protein MIFLTMIASVLIAAVSIYQFRKEAREYHQDRLERKEAAITEHINYVLQTTTYPLSTENIPLIFKEKIFELSDIHSMEINFFDLKGKLLISSKAIFKLDKDKPKINPSTLKIIQSSIDKRYIEFSKVDGQSFRSSYSYLKDTKFKPMGILNLPYEENTEFYDNEVQNFLIRFGQVYVFMFFISIVLSYFLSSYITKSLKIISDKIQETQLNQRNEKIVIEDGSKEINLLIKSYNSMVDKLEESATILAQSEREQAWREMAKQVAHEIKNPLTPMRLTIQSFQRKFDANDPDITKKLNDYTKIILQQIDTMSSVANAFSNFATMPAQQNETLNVVYIVKIALEIFNEDFIQFSALEDEIIAKLDRTQLIRVITNLVKNAIQAIPEEQENKSVFVTVFRQDNEVKIAVKDNGKGISQENLERVFEPKFTTKSSGMGLGLAIIKNIIENYNGTITFETEPNVGTEFLVSFPINK; encoded by the coding sequence ATGATATTCTTAACGATGATTGCTTCTGTCCTTATAGCAGCCGTTTCTATTTATCAGTTTAGAAAAGAAGCACGTGAATACCATCAAGACAGATTAGAAAGAAAAGAAGCTGCCATAACTGAACATATAAATTATGTGCTTCAAACTACTACTTATCCTTTAAGCACCGAGAATATTCCGCTGATTTTCAAAGAAAAAATATTTGAATTATCGGACATTCATAGTATGGAAATTAATTTTTTTGATCTTAAAGGAAAACTTTTAATTTCATCAAAAGCAATTTTCAAACTAGATAAAGACAAACCTAAAATTAATCCTTCAACTTTAAAAATTATTCAATCGTCAATTGATAAACGTTATATTGAATTTTCAAAAGTTGACGGGCAATCGTTTCGATCTTCTTATTCTTATTTAAAGGACACGAAGTTTAAACCGATGGGAATTTTAAATTTACCTTATGAAGAAAACACTGAGTTTTACGATAATGAGGTACAAAATTTCTTAATTCGATTCGGACAGGTTTATGTTTTTATGTTCTTTATTTCTATCGTATTATCTTACTTCTTATCGAGTTATATCACAAAATCTTTAAAGATTATCAGCGATAAAATTCAGGAAACACAATTGAATCAACGTAATGAAAAAATCGTAATTGAAGATGGTAGTAAGGAAATCAACTTGTTAATTAAATCATATAATAGTATGGTTGATAAGTTAGAGGAAAGTGCCACCATTTTAGCGCAAAGCGAAAGAGAACAAGCTTGGAGAGAAATGGCTAAGCAAGTAGCGCATGAAATAAAAAATCCACTAACGCCAATGCGATTAACCATTCAAAGTTTTCAAAGAAAATTTGATGCCAATGATCCTGATATTACAAAAAAACTAAACGATTACACTAAAATTATTTTACAACAAATAGACACCATGAGTTCTGTGGCAAACGCTTTTTCCAATTTTGCAACAATGCCAGCACAACAGAACGAAACATTAAATGTGGTTTATATTGTAAAAATAGCATTGGAGATTTTTAACGAAGATTTCATTCAATTTTCTGCGTTAGAAGATGAAATTATTGCCAAATTAGACCGAACACAATTAATACGTGTAATCACCAATTTGGTAAAAAATGCTATTCAGGCGATTCCGGAAGAACAAGAAAACAAATCGGTTTTTGTAACTGTTTTTAGACAAGATAACGAAGTGAAAATCGCTGTAAAAGATAATGGAAAAGGAATTTCACAAGAAAACTTGGAACGTGTTTTTGAACCTAAATTCACAACAAAATCAAGTGGAATGGGACTTGGACTCGCAATTATTAAAAATATAATTGAAAATTATAACGGAACCATTACCTTTGAAACAGAACCAAATGTAGGGACAGAATTTTTAGTTTCTTTCCCAATAAATAAATAA
- a CDS encoding lycopene cyclase family protein, producing MQHYHYIFTGSGLSALMTVYEMLLSGKFEDKSILLIDENTKKANDRTWCFWEEDNLFDEIVSKKWNQAIFTNEKFNRILELTPYQYKKINGLDFYELVFKKISDHKNIHFLNHTVVDFTELGNHCVVKTESVTFTCNKIFNSIYNPEIVKKQNKFPLIQQHFIGWFIKSKEAVFTPNCATFMDFSVKQKGNTRFMYVLPTSSTEALLEYTLFSRDLLSKEEYEGEIQKYIENLGITEYEIIEKEHGNIPMTCYPFWKHNTKNIINIGSAGGWTKASTGYTFKNASKKSKALVQFLKSESDFTKFHKKDKFWFYDLLLIDILSAKNQLGSKIFSSMFQKGNSTVIFKFLDEETTFSEDLQVIWKCPKMLFIKALFLRIFK from the coding sequence ATGCAACATTATCATTACATTTTTACAGGTTCAGGATTATCGGCTTTAATGACCGTTTATGAAATGCTTTTATCTGGAAAGTTTGAGGATAAATCCATTTTGCTAATTGATGAAAACACTAAAAAAGCAAACGATAGAACTTGGTGTTTTTGGGAAGAAGATAATTTATTTGATGAAATCGTTTCAAAAAAATGGAATCAAGCGATTTTTACTAATGAAAAATTCAATCGAATTTTAGAATTAACGCCTTATCAATACAAGAAAATTAATGGTTTAGATTTTTACGAATTGGTTTTCAAGAAGATTTCAGATCATAAAAACATTCATTTTTTAAATCATACAGTAGTTGATTTTACTGAATTAGGCAATCATTGTGTTGTAAAAACAGAATCAGTAACTTTCACTTGTAACAAAATCTTCAATTCTATTTACAATCCAGAAATTGTAAAAAAACAAAACAAATTCCCTTTAATTCAACAACATTTCATTGGTTGGTTTATCAAAAGTAAAGAAGCGGTTTTTACTCCAAATTGCGCCACTTTCATGGATTTTTCGGTGAAGCAAAAAGGCAATACACGCTTTATGTATGTTTTACCAACATCTTCAACTGAAGCTTTGCTAGAATACACCTTGTTTTCAAGAGATTTACTTTCAAAAGAAGAATACGAAGGTGAAATTCAAAAATACATTGAAAATCTTGGTATAACCGAATACGAAATCATCGAAAAAGAACACGGAAACATTCCGATGACGTGCTATCCTTTTTGGAAACACAACACGAAAAACATCATCAATATCGGTTCGGCTGGCGGCTGGACCAAAGCTAGTACCGGTTATACATTTAAAAACGCTTCAAAAAAATCAAAAGCTTTGGTTCAATTTCTAAAATCAGAATCCGACTTCACTAAATTCCATAAAAAAGACAAATTTTGGTTTTATGATTTGTTGCTAATAGATATTTTAAGTGCTAAAAATCAGTTGGGTTCTAAAATATTTTCATCCATGTTTCAAAAAGGAAATTCAACTGTCATTTTTAAATTTTTAGATGAAGAAACTACTTTTTCGGAGGATTTACAAGTGATTTGGAAATGTCCAAAAATGCTTTTTATAAAGGCGTTATTTTTAAGAATTTTTAAATAA
- a CDS encoding enoyl-CoA hydratase/isomerase family protein → MKMENILIEKQDAIAIITINRPTKLNALNKATIQELHEGFKSLNEDKSVKVIVVTGSGEKAFVAGADISEFAHFSVEEGGKLAAQGQALLFDFVQNLDTPVIAAVNGFALGGGLELAMSCHFRVASDNAKMGLPEVTLGVIPGYGGTQRLAQLVGKGRAMEMIMTAGMVDAETAKNYGLVNHVVPQAELLEFAKGIASKITKNSSVAIAKAIQAVNANYTDGINGFNVEIENFGFCFGTEDFKEGTTAFLEKRKAEFPGK, encoded by the coding sequence ATCAAAATGGAAAATATTCTTATTGAAAAACAAGATGCAATTGCTATTATTACAATTAATAGACCTACAAAATTAAACGCTTTAAATAAAGCTACAATTCAAGAATTACACGAAGGATTTAAATCATTAAATGAAGATAAATCGGTTAAAGTTATTGTTGTGACAGGAAGTGGAGAAAAAGCTTTTGTGGCTGGAGCCGACATTTCAGAATTTGCACATTTTTCTGTAGAAGAAGGAGGCAAATTAGCTGCTCAAGGTCAGGCATTATTGTTTGATTTTGTTCAAAATTTAGACACACCAGTTATTGCTGCAGTTAATGGTTTTGCATTAGGTGGAGGATTAGAATTGGCAATGTCGTGTCATTTTAGAGTTGCTTCAGATAATGCTAAAATGGGATTACCAGAAGTAACATTAGGCGTTATTCCAGGTTACGGAGGAACACAACGTTTGGCACAATTAGTAGGAAAAGGAAGAGCAATGGAAATGATTATGACAGCGGGAATGGTTGATGCTGAAACGGCAAAAAACTATGGTTTAGTAAATCATGTAGTTCCGCAAGCAGAATTATTAGAATTTGCTAAAGGAATTGCTTCAAAAATAACTAAAAATTCTAGTGTTGCTATTGCAAAAGCAATTCAAGCAGTTAATGCAAATTATACCGATGGAATTAATGGTTTTAATGTTGAAATTGAAAACTTTGGTTTTTGTTTTGGAACCGAAGATTTTAAAGAAGGAACAACTGCATTTTTAGAAAAACGTAAAGCAGAGTTTCCAGGGAAATAA
- a CDS encoding lysophospholipid acyltransferase family protein has translation MEKILSYPLSIVYYILFLLWLFVFHPIQWVCFNLFGYNAHRISVAYLNLFLVRTAHVLGTTYHIKGMENVPENKPLIIVANHQSLHDITTIIWFLRKVHPKFISKIELGKGIPSVSYNLRHGGSALIDRKDPKQALPEIKKVAELVNKNNYSVVIFPEGTRSKTGTPKPFAVNGLKMLYKFAPDAYFLPITINNSWKMTKFGQFPLGLGTKLELLIHEPMKISEVPFEEIFEKTEKIITEHIKK, from the coding sequence ATGGAAAAAATTCTATCCTATCCACTTTCAATAGTTTATTACATTCTATTTTTACTTTGGTTATTTGTTTTTCATCCTATACAATGGGTTTGCTTTAATCTTTTTGGATATAATGCACATCGTATAAGTGTTGCTTACCTAAATTTATTTTTAGTTAGAACAGCGCATGTTTTAGGAACAACATATCACATTAAAGGAATGGAAAATGTTCCGGAAAACAAACCTTTAATTATTGTAGCCAATCACCAAAGTTTACATGATATCACAACTATTATTTGGTTTTTAAGAAAAGTGCATCCAAAATTCATTAGTAAAATTGAATTAGGAAAAGGAATTCCAAGTGTTTCTTATAATTTACGCCATGGTGGATCGGCATTAATCGATAGAAAAGATCCAAAGCAAGCTTTACCAGAAATTAAAAAAGTAGCCGAATTAGTAAATAAAAACAACTATTCTGTCGTTATATTTCCAGAGGGAACAAGAAGCAAAACAGGAACACCAAAACCATTTGCAGTAAATGGATTAAAAATGTTGTACAAATTTGCTCCTGACGCTTACTTCTTACCTATTACAATTAACAATTCTTGGAAGATGACAAAGTTTGGTCAATTTCCATTAGGATTAGGAACAAAATTAGAGCTACTTATTCATGAACCTATGAAAATTTCTGAGGTTCCATTTGAAGAGATATTTGAAAAAACTGAAAAAATTATAACAGAACACATAAAAAAATAA
- a CDS encoding BrxA/BrxB family bacilliredoxin, giving the protein MYPEEMVNPMRAELTDAGFKNLYTADDVKNAIKAEGTTLVVINSVCGCAARNARPGAKMSLEGGKKPANLITVFAGVDKDAVDAARAEMFPFPPSSPSMALFKDGELVHMLERHHIEGRPAELIAENLKDAYNEFC; this is encoded by the coding sequence ATGTATCCAGAAGAAATGGTAAACCCAATGCGTGCTGAATTAACAGATGCAGGTTTCAAAAATTTATATACAGCAGATGACGTAAAAAACGCTATCAAAGCTGAAGGAACAACTTTAGTTGTAATCAATTCTGTTTGTGGTTGTGCTGCAAGAAATGCACGTCCAGGAGCAAAAATGAGTTTAGAAGGAGGAAAAAAACCAGCTAATTTAATCACTGTTTTTGCAGGAGTTGATAAAGATGCGGTTGATGCTGCAAGAGCAGAAATGTTCCCTTTTCCACCGTCTTCTCCAAGTATGGCATTATTCAAAGATGGAGAATTAGTTCACATGTTAGAGCGTCATCATATTGAAGGTCGTCCAGCAGAATTAATTGCTGAAAATTTAAAAGACGCTTACAACGAGTTTTGCTAA
- a CDS encoding acyl-ACP desaturase: MSIQNVRLEVMQFLEKKIDHFMEEFLIPVEKIWQPTDLLPNSQNETFFEDVKELREIAKDLPYDFWVTLVGDTITEEALPTYESWLMNVEGVNPEEKSNGWNKWIKHWTGEENRHGDVLNKYLYLSGRVNMREVEMTTHHLINDGFDIGTSNDPYKNFVYTSFQELATYVSHNRVALIAKKYGDKKLHKMCNLIAGDEMRHHLAYSEFVNQIFKVDPSEMMLAFQHMMKHKIIMPAHFLRESGQKISTAFEQFSDSAQRIGVYTAVDYVDIMQKLIDKWEIDKIANLSDEAEKARDYLMKLPSRMAKISERIVIPETSHIFKWVEPALVK, encoded by the coding sequence ATGTCTATACAAAACGTCCGTTTAGAAGTGATGCAGTTCTTGGAAAAAAAGATCGATCATTTCATGGAAGAATTCTTAATTCCGGTTGAGAAAATTTGGCAACCAACTGATTTATTGCCAAATTCTCAAAATGAAACTTTTTTTGAAGATGTAAAAGAATTAAGAGAAATTGCCAAAGATTTACCTTACGATTTTTGGGTAACTTTAGTTGGTGATACTATTACTGAAGAAGCCTTACCAACTTACGAATCTTGGTTGATGAATGTTGAAGGAGTAAATCCTGAAGAAAAAAGTAATGGTTGGAACAAATGGATAAAACATTGGACTGGTGAAGAAAATCGCCATGGAGATGTTTTAAACAAGTATTTATATCTTTCAGGAAGAGTAAATATGAGAGAAGTTGAAATGACAACGCACCATTTAATTAATGATGGTTTTGACATTGGAACAAGCAATGATCCTTACAAAAACTTTGTTTACACTTCTTTCCAAGAATTAGCTACTTATGTTTCGCACAATAGAGTTGCATTAATTGCTAAAAAATATGGAGATAAAAAACTTCATAAAATGTGTAATTTAATTGCTGGAGATGAAATGCGTCATCACTTAGCTTACAGCGAATTTGTAAACCAAATTTTTAAAGTAGATCCAAGCGAAATGATGTTGGCCTTCCAACACATGATGAAGCACAAAATTATAATGCCGGCACACTTTTTAAGAGAAAGTGGTCAAAAAATAAGCACTGCTTTTGAACAATTTTCAGATTCTGCACAAAGAATAGGCGTTTATACGGCTGTTGATTATGTAGATATTATGCAAAAATTAATTGACAAATGGGAAATTGATAAAATTGCAAATTTATCTGATGAAGCAGAGAAAGCAAGAGATTATCTAATGAAACTTCCTAGTAGAATGGCCAAAATTTCTGAACGAATAGTAATCCCAGAAACAAGTCATATTTTTAAATGGGTTGAACCTGCTTTGGTAAAATAA
- a CDS encoding ZIP family metal transporter: MFDSIIHFFESIDPILAAFLATTFTWGLTAFGASFVFFFKNMNRVVLDGMLGFTGGVMVAASFWSLLAPAIEMSHGDGFVKVIPAAVGFALGAMFIFGLDKVLPHMHINFKETEGIKSPWQRTTLLVLAITLHNIPEGLAVGVLFGGVAAGIPEASIAGAVTLAIGIGIQNFPEGIAVSMPLRRMGMGRMKSFMYGQSSAIVEPIFGVIGAVAVTFFTPILPYALAFAAGAMIFVVVEEVIPETQQDKNTDIATLGFIGGFIVMMVLDVALG, encoded by the coding sequence ATGTTTGATTCAATTATTCATTTTTTTGAGAGTATTGATCCCATTTTGGCGGCATTTTTAGCCACTACATTTACTTGGGGTTTAACGGCATTTGGTGCTTCATTTGTGTTCTTTTTTAAGAATATGAATCGTGTAGTGTTAGATGGAATGCTAGGTTTTACTGGAGGTGTTATGGTGGCAGCAAGTTTTTGGAGTTTATTAGCTCCTGCTATCGAAATGAGTCATGGTGATGGTTTTGTAAAAGTAATTCCAGCTGCGGTTGGATTTGCTTTGGGTGCTATGTTCATTTTTGGATTGGATAAAGTATTGCCTCACATGCATATTAATTTCAAAGAAACTGAAGGAATAAAATCGCCTTGGCAACGTACAACTCTTTTGGTTTTGGCTATTACATTGCATAATATTCCAGAAGGATTAGCTGTTGGTGTTTTGTTTGGTGGTGTTGCAGCAGGAATTCCAGAAGCATCAATTGCAGGAGCAGTTACTTTAGCCATAGGAATTGGAATTCAAAATTTCCCTGAAGGAATTGCCGTTTCTATGCCATTACGAAGAATGGGAATGGGTCGTATGAAAAGTTTCATGTATGGCCAATCCTCGGCAATCGTTGAACCTATCTTTGGAGTAATTGGTGCTGTTGCAGTTACTTTTTTCACTCCAATTTTGCCTTATGCATTAGCTTTTGCTGCTGGGGCCATGATTTTTGTTGTTGTTGAAGAAGTTATTCCCGAGACTCAACAAGATAAAAATACAGATATCGCCACATTAGGTTTTATAGGTGGTTTTATTGTAATGATGGTTTTAGATGTGGCTTTAGGTTAA
- a CDS encoding metal-dependent transcriptional regulator encodes MTISEENYIKVIYHLSLVSPKGVNTNAIAGMLDTKASSVTDMLKKLSDKNLVSYQKYQGVTLTDKGFYLAKMIVRKHRLWEVFLVDKLSFSWDEVHEIAEELEHIKSEKLINRLDAFLGFPVADPHGDPIPDAKGVIKKIEKQLLSEVEINASFHCVGVKDSSTDFLKYLDKQKIALGSVVKVIDKEDFDDTLTVEIDGKRLTISNKIANNLYVQ; translated from the coding sequence ATGACCATTTCGGAAGAAAATTATATTAAAGTTATTTATCATTTGTCGTTGGTTTCTCCAAAAGGTGTCAACACGAACGCTATTGCGGGAATGCTCGATACCAAAGCGTCATCTGTTACCGATATGTTGAAGAAACTATCGGATAAAAATTTGGTGAGTTATCAAAAATACCAAGGTGTTACATTAACGGATAAAGGGTTTTATTTAGCCAAAATGATTGTAAGAAAACACCGTTTGTGGGAAGTTTTTTTAGTAGATAAATTAAGTTTTTCTTGGGATGAAGTGCACGAAATAGCTGAAGAATTAGAACACATTAAATCCGAAAAATTGATTAATAGATTGGATGCGTTTTTAGGATTTCCAGTAGCTGATCCACACGGAGATCCTATTCCTGATGCAAAAGGTGTGATTAAAAAAATTGAGAAACAACTTTTATCAGAAGTAGAAATTAATGCATCTTTTCACTGCGTCGGTGTAAAAGATTCTTCTACCGATTTTTTAAAATATTTAGACAAGCAAAAAATAGCATTAGGTTCGGTTGTAAAAGTAATTGACAAAGAAGATTTTGATGATACTTTAACGGTTGAAATCGATGGAAAACGCTTAACGATTTCGAATAAAATTGCTAATAATTTATACGTTCAATAA